A portion of the Oceanivirga salmonicida genome contains these proteins:
- a CDS encoding NUDIX hydrolase: MLELYFYDNVDDNLLKYAVIISKTDGKWVFCKHKKRTTYEIPAGHREKNEAIFDTAKRELIEETGAINFSIKPICPFNVRFNNKDSYGMLYFAEINSFGKIDSEIENIIITEKLIDNWTYPDIQPKLIDEAIKRGFI, translated from the coding sequence ATGTTAGAACTATATTTTTATGATAATGTAGATGATAATTTATTAAAATATGCCGTTATCATCTCAAAGACAGATGGTAAATGGGTATTTTGCAAACATAAAAAAAGAACTACTTATGAGATACCTGCTGGTCATAGAGAAAAAAATGAAGCAATTTTTGATACCGCAAAACGAGAATTAATTGAAGAGACTGGTGCTATAAATTTTTCCATAAAACCCATATGTCCATTTAATGTAAGATTTAATAATAAGGATAGTTATGGTATGCTATATTTTGCTGAAATTAATTCTTTTGGGAAAATAGATAGCGAAATAGAAAATATAATAATTACAGAAAAACTAATTGATAACTGGACTTACCCAGATATTCAGCCAAAATTAATTGATGAAGCAATTAAAAGAGGCTTTATTTAA
- a CDS encoding thiamine diphosphokinase: MEKIIIFLNGVYSDNLEKIKSLCTNRKIIAVDGGTNMVYKLDLIPDKIVGDMDSINNETLKFYKNKDIEIIKLDKEKDHTDFEVALLDYVPNKTGRFKNQNIEKENFDNLINTDILVLGATGNRLDMTMSNLKKLHSLPNMYFISENFETIKYINKSTDFKNLKGKTFSIIPITDIEEITLIGFKYPLNKNNISKDFGLVSNIVENNLCTVKFKKGEMYIIYM; this comes from the coding sequence ATGGAAAAGATCATTATATTTTTAAATGGTGTATATTCAGATAATTTAGAAAAAATTAAATCATTATGTACAAATAGAAAAATTATAGCAGTAGATGGTGGAACTAACATGGTATATAAACTAGATTTAATTCCTGATAAAATAGTTGGAGATATGGACTCAATAAATAATGAAACTCTTAAATTCTATAAAAATAAAGATATTGAAATTATAAAACTTGATAAAGAAAAAGATCATACTGATTTTGAAGTTGCCTTACTTGATTATGTACCAAATAAAACTGGGAGATTTAAAAACCAAAATATCGAAAAAGAAAATTTTGATAATTTAATAAATACTGACATATTAGTATTAGGTGCTACTGGTAATAGACTTGATATGACTATGTCCAATCTAAAAAAATTACACTCTTTACCTAATATGTACTTTATTTCAGAAAACTTTGAAACTATTAAGTATATAAATAAAAGTACAGATTTTAAAAATTTAAAAGGCAAAACCTTTTCTATAATACCTATAACCGATATTGAAGAAATTACATTAATAGGTTTTAAATACCCTTTAAATAAAAATAATATTTCAAAAGATTTTGGCTTAGTAAGTAATATTGTAGAAAATAACTTATGTACTGTAAAATTCAAAAAAGGTGAAATGTATATAATATACATGTAA
- a CDS encoding ABC transporter permease, producing MKNIMKFIFKRILTGFVTLFLVITITFVLLHQLPGDPFEGEKAIPPQVKANLMAKYNLDKPLGEQYVTYLKQLAKGDLGLSMKEKGRTVNKVIKSGFPVSADLGARAIIFGLIVGIPLGIASAIYRNKIIDRISMVIAVIGISVPSFVIAGLLQLYVVDIHKGILIDKWHLPIGKILLTGWDSPSKKILPVVALGLFTVAKIARLMRSKMIEIMEQDYIKLAVAKGVKPINIIMKHAIRNAILPVVTVISPTIAAILTGSFVIETMFGIPGLGKYYISSIVDRDYTMVLGVTVFYAAFLIVMMIVMDLIYALVDPKIKLDGGSN from the coding sequence ATGAAGAACATAATGAAATTTATATTCAAAAGAATATTAACAGGTTTTGTTACTTTGTTTTTGGTAATTACTATAACATTTGTGTTATTACACCAATTACCAGGAGATCCTTTTGAAGGTGAAAAGGCTATACCGCCACAAGTTAAAGCAAATTTAATGGCAAAATATAACTTAGATAAACCTTTAGGAGAACAATACGTAACATATTTAAAACAATTAGCAAAAGGTGATTTAGGTCTTTCAATGAAAGAAAAAGGAAGAACAGTAAACAAAGTTATTAAATCTGGTTTTCCAGTTTCAGCGGATTTAGGAGCGAGAGCAATAATATTTGGATTAATAGTAGGTATACCTTTGGGTATAGCGTCAGCTATATATAGAAATAAGATAATAGATAGAATATCTATGGTTATTGCGGTTATTGGTATATCAGTACCAAGTTTTGTAATTGCAGGACTATTACAGCTATATGTTGTAGATATACATAAAGGCATACTAATTGATAAATGGCATTTACCAATAGGTAAAATATTACTTACAGGTTGGGATTCGCCATCTAAAAAAATACTTCCAGTAGTTGCATTAGGACTATTTACAGTCGCTAAAATTGCAAGACTTATGAGAAGTAAAATGATAGAAATTATGGAGCAAGACTATATTAAATTAGCCGTTGCCAAAGGGGTAAAACCTATAAATATAATAATGAAACATGCTATAAGAAATGCGATATTACCTGTAGTTACAGTAATATCACCAACAATAGCAGCAATACTTACAGGATCATTTGTAATAGAAACCATGTTTGGTATACCAGGACTTGGAAAATACTATATTAGTAGTATAGTAGATAGAGATTATACTATGGTATTAGGAGTTACTGTATTCTATGCAGCATTCCTTATTGTGATGATGATAGTGATGGATTTAATCTATGCACTAGTTGATCCTAAAATTAAATTAGATGGAGGTAGTAATTAA
- a CDS encoding type II toxin-antitoxin system RelE family toxin — MKLYDVEISKKARKQMKKLDRGTLILLNNWILKNLLDTTNPRQYGKALKGNLTGFWRYRIGDYRLIAKIKDEKLIIILIDLGHRKEIYK; from the coding sequence ATGAAATTGTATGATGTAGAGATATCTAAAAAAGCAAGAAAACAGATGAAAAAATTAGATAGAGGGACTCTTATTTTGCTAAATAATTGGATTTTAAAAAATTTGTTAGATACAACTAATCCAAGACAATACGGAAAAGCCCTTAAAGGTAATTTGACAGGATTTTGGAGATATAGAATAGGTGATTATAGACTTATAGCTAAAATCAAAGATGAAAAATTAATAATTATATTAATTGATTTAGGACATAGAAAAGAAATTTATAAATAA